In Vanessa cardui chromosome 28, ilVanCard2.1, whole genome shotgun sequence, one genomic interval encodes:
- the LOC124541390 gene encoding uncharacterized protein LOC124541390, whose translation MTSFGVDNEVVMPGFSTTFTIQGQIYHRIGSLLPTNEQPKFLQIYFMGDENSEVDRRCQTIQGLERDIVLKIQRMLHEHNSLINTFKTALERMPGEEYKLVMHPDRTPSGEHERRYNAPLINEVAAVISGEQFASRDIILHTRNDTLTRVPDTHKFYDALQYPLIFSKGQKGYYFQIPQVSPVTGLPLPNKKISCMDFYAYRIMIRENDFNIVSRCRQLANQFYVDMYVKVESERLRYISLNQTKLRAENYIHLQDAVAKDGNVNPNNLGKMVILPSSFVNSPRYLHEYTQDAFAYVRTYGRPDLFITFTCNPKWPEIADELLPGQSAIDRHDIVARVFRLKVKKLMTVINKGKIFGEVLCFMYSIEWQKRGLPHVHILLWLKEKLRPGQIDNIINAEIPDPNNDQSLHDIIVTNMIHGPCGPENPQCSCMKEGRCTKKYPRKLIKETVHNDNGYPLYRRRAPADGGLTASIKLRNGSYVTVDNGWVVPYTPILSKMFNAHINVEACSSVRAIKYICKYINKGSDQAIFNFRNTEAANPIDEVRTFQSGRYISSNESVWRLLGFPLHERHPTVTHLNVHLENGERVYFTENNFQERLSSPPKTTLTAFFDLCSKDEFARTLLYVEVPRYYTWNTARREWKRRIQGVPVLNWPGVKSGDALGRVYTVHVSNMECFCLRMLLHHVRGPTSFKDLKMLNNRELSNFREACEERGLLENDNHWDITLEEAVQCKSAPKVRELFAILIATCALSNPQELWEKYKNDMADDILHRLQEHDQNASYNDLIYNDALTKVEDQVMTITGKDLSDFGMSRPHRIGEVSSDLMRELDYDTDLLMQQIAEALPLLNSEQKIIFDTIIEKVSSSRGGLFFLDAPGGTGKTYILNLLLAQIRKDKGVAVAVASSGIAATLLSGGRTAHSVLKLPLNLAHEEMPVCNISKSSERGRMLQQCKLLVWDECTMSHKRAIEALDRTVRDIKGSQDIMGGMVVLLAGDFRQTLPVITRGTPADEINACLKTSALWVHVKKYCLTTNMRVQLHQDSQAGHYAATLLKIGEDRMPTDSNDMITLSREFCQIVDSSTDLLNNVYPDLLTNMANVEWLCERAILAPTNEIVNKINEQIMLNVQGNVVEYLSVDNIMDTEQVTSYPIEFLNSLELSGFDSCESPTFWSFESDLNEEIQRTDTDCVYRPRGTKKKTKSILSNRRREEAVRIAQAKEVLIINLQVKLAAARLATIELEKDSDDDSIESDGETSQRVSNWLERAHRIETKETPPVAVNLPPSREGKINSQRVKTANQTERKRTSPTVSPTNDVTDFIACLLLFAQHLRPQPASRHGYKSTFIFKDLTTCHIYRRDDAKRSSLQPAYSGRYQVLKRDQKTLTLLIRGKSIKVTIDQVKPAYTTVLVPKLVNFRV comes from the exons ATGCCCGGATTTTCCACTACGTTTACAATCCAAGGACAGATCTATCATAGGATTGGTTCTTTGCTGCCAACAAACGAACAGCCAAAATTTTTGCAAATTTACTTCATGGGAGACGAAAACAGCGAAGTTGATCGTAGGTGTCAAACTATTCAAGGACTTGAAAGagatatcgttttaaaaattcaaagaatGTTGCATGAGCATAACAGCCTCATTAATACTTTCAAAACTGCGTTGGAAAGAATGCCGGGAGAAGAATACAAGTTGGTCATGCACCCTGACCGTACACCGAGTGGAGAACATGAAAGACGGTATAATGCACCCTTAATCAATGAAGTCGCAGCCGTAATATCTGGCGAACAGTTTGCTTCCCgtgatattattttacacaCCCGCAATGATACATTAACCAGAGTACCCGACACACACAAATTTTACGACGCGCTGCAATATCCGCTTATATTCAGCAAGGGGCAGAAGGGGTATTACTTTCAAATACCTCAAGTCAGTCCTGTGACAGGCTTGCCCTtacccaataaaaaaatatcttgcatggatttttatgcgtatcgtatcaTGATTCGagaaaatgatttcaatatagtatCACGATGCAGACAACTGGCTAATCAGTTTTATGTTGACATGTACGTAAAAGTTGAAAGCGAAAGATTACGTTACATATCATTAAATCAAACCAAATTAAGAGCGGAGAACTACATTCATCTTCAAGATGCTGTGGCAAAAGACGGTAATGTTAATCCTAATAATTTAggtaaaatggttattttaccGTCTTCATTTGTAAATAGCCCCAGGTACTTGCACGAATACACTCAAGATGCTTTTGCTTATGTACGTACGTATGGTCGCCCtgatttatttatcactttcaCCTGTAATCCCAAATGGCCTGAAATAGCTGATGAGTTGCTGCCGGGACAAAGTGCGATAGACAGACATGATATAGTTGCGAGAGTTTTTAGACTAAAAGTTAAAAAGCTAATGACTGTAATTAACAAAGGAAAAATATTCGGTGAagtattatgttttatgtactCGATAGAATGGCAAAAACGCGGACTACCACACGTGCATATTTTATTGTGGTTAAAAGAGAAGTTGAGGCCTGGtcaaatagataatataatcaACGCTGAAATACCGGACCCCAATAATGACCAATCACTGCATGatataattgttacaaatatgATCCATGGTCCTTGCGGACCTGAAAATCCCCAATGCTCTTGCATGAAGGAAGGCagatgtacaaaaaaatatcctcGCAAGCTTATTAAAGAAACTGTCCACAATGATAACGGATATCCACTGTATCGTAGAAGGGCGCCAGCAGACGGAGGTCTCACAGCATCTATAAAACTCAGAAATGGTAGTTATGTTACTGTAGATAACGGTTGGGTGGTTCCTTATACCCCTATATTGTCAAAAATGTTTAACGCTCACATAAATGTCGAAGCTTGCAGTTCAGTCCGcgctattaaatatatatgcaagtatattaataaaggtAGCGACcaagctatttttaatttcaggaaTACGGAGGCCGCTAATCCGATCGACGAAGTACGTACATTTCAGTCTGGGCGTTATATCAGTAGCAACGAATCTGTGTGGCGGCTCTTAGGATTTCCATTACACGAGAGGCACCCAACCGTCACACACCTCAACGTGCACCTAGAAAATGGTGAACGTGTCTACtttactgaaaataattttcaagaaaGATTATCTTCACCTCCGAAAACGACACTTACTGCTTTTTTTGACCTCTGTTCCAAAGACGAATTTGCACGAACTCTTCTCTACGTTGAGGTACCAAGATATTATACTTGGAACACTGCAAGAAGAGAATGGAAACGACGAATTCAGGGGGTACCTGTTCTAAATTGGCCTGGTGTCAAGTCTGGAGATGCGTTAGGTCGAGTATACACTGTCCATGTTAGTAATatggaatgtttttgtttaagaaTGCTTTTACACCATGTGCGTGGGCCTACCTCCTTCAAAGATCTTAAAATGCTCAATAATCGAGAACTTTCGAATTTTCGAGAGGCATGTGAGGAAAGAGGACTATTGGAAAATGACAATCATTGGGATATAACTTTAGAAGAGGCTGTACAATGCAAATCTGCGCCCAAGGTGAGAGAGCTTTTTGCTATATTAATAGCGACATGTGCACTTTCAAATCCTCAAGAATTgtgggaaaaatataaaaatgatatggcAGATGATATTTTACACAGACTGCAAGAACATGATCAAAATGCTTCatacaatgatttaatttacaatGACGCCTTAACAAAAGTTGAAGATCAAGTGATGACAATTACTGGAAAAGATTTATCTGATTTTGGCATGAGCAGACCACACAGAATTGGGGAAGTTAGTAGCGATTTAATGCGAGAACTAGATTACGATACCGATTTATTAATGCAACAAATAGCAGAAGCCCTTCCACTTTTAAATTCTgagcaaaaaataatttttgacacaataattgaaaaagtttcCAGTAGCCGAGGTGGTTTGTTCTTTTTGGATGCTCCAGGAGGTACAGGCAAaacctatattttaaatttattattagctcAAATCCGGAAAGATAAAGGAGTTGCTGTTGCAGTTGCTTCTTCTGGAATCGCTGCTACACTACTTAGCGGGGGACGAACAGCGCACTCAGTTCTAAAGTTACCATTGAACTTAGCTCATGAGGAAATGCCGGTATGCAACATTAGTAAAAGCAGTGAGCGCGGAAGAATGTTACAGCAGTGTAAGTTGTTGGTTTGGGATGAATGTACGATGTCCCACAAAAGGGCCATTGAAGCACTAGATCGCACAGTGAGGGATATCAAAGGCAGCCAGGATATCATGGGAGGGATGGTGGTACTTTTAGCCGGTGACTTTAGACAGACCCTTCCGGTGATTACTAGGGGTACGCCGGCAGATGAAATAAATGCCTGTTTGAAAACATCTGCATTATGGGTTCACGTGAAAAAGTATTGTCTCACCACGAATATGCGAGTACAACTTCACCAAGATTCTCAAGCCGGGCATTATGCAGCTACTCTTCTAAAAATCGGAGAAGATCGTATGCCAACTGACAGTAACGACATGATTACACTGAGTCGTGAGTTCTGTCAAATTGTCGATAGCTCAACTGACCTGTTAAATAATGTCTATCCGGACCTTCTGACAAATATGGCCAACGTAGAATGGCTATGTGAAAGGGCAATTTTGGCGCCGACTaatgaaatagttaataaaataaatgaacaaatcaTGTTAAACGTTCAGGGAAATGTTGTCGAATACCTCTCAGTGGACAATATTATGGACACTGAACAAGTTACATCATACCCTATAGAATTTCTCAACTCCTTAGAATTATCAGGA TTTGACAGTTGTGAATCTCCAACATTTTGGTCCTTCGAGTCGGATTTAAACGAAGAAATACAACGTACCGATACGGACTGCGTCTACAGACCTCGCGGCAccaaaaagaaaacaaagagCATACTCTCAAATAGAAGGAGAGAAGAGGCGGTTAGAATCGCCCAAGCTAaagaagtattaataataaatcttcaAGTTAAACTCGCAGCTGCCCGCCTCGCTACAATAGAGCTGGAAAAAGATAGCGATGACGACAGCATAGAATCCGACGGGGAGACGTCACAGCGCGTCTCTAATTGGCTAGAGAGAGCTCATAGAATAGAAACAAAGGAAACCCCACCTGTCGCCGTCAACTTACCTCCTTCAAGGGAAGGAAAGATAAACAGCCAGAGAGTGAAAACAGCAAACCAAACGGAGCGAAAGAGGACATCACCTACTGTCAGTCCAACAAATGATGTAACTGACTTCATCGCCTGCTTACTCTTATTTGCGCAACATTTAAGACCGCAACCAGCATCTAGACATGGATACAAGTCAACTTTTATCTTCAAAGACTTAACTACATGCCATATCTACCGACGTGATGACGCAAAACGTAGCTCATTACAGCCAGCTTACAGCGGACGTTATCAAGTACTGAAAAGAGACCAGAAGACATTGACATTACTAATCAGGGGAAAATCCATCAAAGTAACCATAGACCAAGTGAAACCAGCCTATACAACTGTGCTTGTGCCTAAGCTTGTGAACTTTCGTGTGTAA